DNA sequence from the Sulfurimonas sp. HSL3-7 genome:
CAATGACCTCGCGATGATGGGTGCGCGGCCGCTTTATCTGAGTGCCGCTTTTATGGTCGAGGAGGGGTTTTCCTTCGGTGACCTTGAGCAGATCGTGGAGAGTATGGCCAAAGAGCTGGTCAAGTCCGGTGCCAGGATCGTCTGCGGCGATACCAAAGTGGTACCGCGGGGAAGCGTCGACAAGCTTTTCATCAACACGGCGGGCATCGGTGAGATTGAAAAAGAGGGTATCTCTACGCTTAATCTTAAAGAAGAGGATGTCATCATCGCCTCGCGGGATATCGGCCGTCACGGTGCTACCGTACTTATGGCGAGGGAAAATCTTGATGTGAGTGCCGATCTTCAAAGCGACTGTGAGACGCTCTGGCCTGCAGTCGAGGCGCTCATCGGGGGGAATATCGCCATACATGCCATGCGCGATGCGACCCGCGGCGGCCTCTCTGCCGTGCTGAACGAGTGGGCCCAAAGCAGCCGTGTCTGCCTCGAGATCGAAGAGGATGGTGTGGCGATCTGTGATGAGGTACGCGGTATCTGTGAGATGTTCGGCTTCGAAGCGATGGACTTTGCCAATGAGGGGAGCTTTGTGCTTGCGGTGGCACCGGCGGACGCCGATGCCGCGATCGAGATCTTGCGCAGGTTCGATTTTTGTGAAAACGCTTCGATCATCGGTCGTGTCACACAAAAATATCCTGCCAAAGTCGTTCTCCGCTCGAACTATGGCAGCAGCCGTTTTCTCGATCTGCCAAAAGGCGAGCTTTTGCCGAGGATCTGCTGATGCACGAATATTCTGTTGTCCAGGCACTTATGGAGCAGGTTGAGAGGCTCGCTGTTGAGCACAGTGCCCAAAAGGTGACCAAGGTGATCGTCAAGATCGGTGTGATGAGCGGGGTGGAACCGCATCTGCTAGAGATCGCGTTCAATACATTCAAAGAGAAGAGTATCTGTGACGCGGCGGAGTTTGTCATGAATATACAGCCACTGGCGATTGTGTGCAGAGCGTGTCACGTGAGGAGCGAACTCAATGCCGTTCACTACTGCTGCCCGGCATGCGGGAGTATCGATGTCGAGGTCGTTGACGGGGAAGATATGTTCCTCATGAGCCTGGAGATGGAATAAAGGGAGTAGAGAATGCAAGACTATTGGGAAGCGTATATGAAACCCATGGAAGGTCATCCGGCTATGGTCTCTTTCAATGCGGGGGTTTCGGCTGACGTGCCGGATAGAGCGTTCGGCTACGTCGGCTTTGTGAAAGTACCGTTAAAGATCCCCGGGGCAGAAGGCCTTATAGCACCGAAGGAAGAAGATGATATAAGTTTCATCGAGGACCGTTTGGAAATGGAGTCTTTACGTTACCGCGCCGGTAAATATATCGGCCGGATCATCACACAGGGTGAAGTCAATTTTATCTACTGTTTAAAGCTTGATTTTGAGTGGGGCGATACTGTCAATGCCGCAATGCGAAATTTCGAAACATACACTTTCACGTTCGGTTCCCGCGTTGATACGGAATGGGAAGTGTATCAAAAGCTTCTCTTCCCGACACCTAAAGAGTGGCAGATCATTCAGAACCATCACGCCTGTGACCGGCTAAAGGAAGCCGGGGACAACCTTTTTCTTACCCGGGCCATCGAGCACAAAACCTATTTTGATCTTTCTGAAAACCGTGAGCTGTTCAAAAAACAGATAGAGGCAGAAGGATTTCATATTCAAAAAGAGATAGAACCTTCAGACGATATTGCCCTATGCGGCCTGATCTTCTATAGGCGTGACCGGCCCTACTATTACGATATCGACGCACTGACACTTTCGCTAATCGATCTGACGGAAGCGTTGGGTGGTCAATATGATGGCTGGGAAACGAGTCTGGTCAAAAGTTGAGATAGAGGAGTATCCTCTTTACACAGGGTAAATGAGCGATCGTTTGTATGGCTGTCATTGGGAAAATTGAGTCTACCCGGCCGGCATTAGTATCGAACAAGCTCCGGGAATATGTTTTTGCTGTATCTGCGTTTAACTTTGTCAACTTAAAAGGTGTTCAATCAACTGTACGAACAGACACTGTTACTCTGCAAAGTCAACAGAATATTACGCTGTGTTTTTCCTCTGTCTGCTCTTCGTGGATCCTTTTGGAAGTTGTTCTGGCCTCTTATATGGTTGCGTCGTGATTATGTCGTTTCAGTCGCTGATCGGGATGTAGGCAAACCCTTCATTCTGCTTGTCGATCAGGCCGATCGCGGCATTGGGTACCATCGTCACAAAATCATAGATCTCTTTTTTCTGGAGCTTATTGCTGACGCGGCCCGAGTCGCACATCAGAAATTTTACTTCGTAGGTATCGGCCATTGCCGCAATCCGTTTTTCAAGTTCGGGCTGGGCTTTGACCAGCTCCTTCTCCTTACTGAAAGGGGAATGCCCCGGATCTTTGAGAAAGAACTTGTATGCGCCGCCGTGAATGACTACGGCGACGTCGAGCTCTTTGAGCGATCCTTCGTAATGCGCCTTATGGGCGGCAATACCTTTGAGGACTTTTTTTTCAAATGTCTGCAGTTTGCCCGCTGTCAGGTCAAAAACGACTTTGACGGCATCTTCATCGGCTTGCAGCAGCCCGATCAATGTCAGCAGTAAAACAATCTTTCGCATCGTGTCTCCTTGGATAGTGTAGGGATATGATATCTATGAAATGTAAAAGCAGTATAAATTTTTATAGAAAGCAGCATTTTCACTTGCCGGGCGGAGTCGAAAGGGGATTGCAATCGAAAAATGTATAATAAAAAATAATATAAATTTCATGATTTTTTCATTCCGCGTCTGTACAATAGCCTCGAAATAAAAATCAAGGAGTACATAACATGGTAAGAAAAGTGGTAATGGCCGGATTGGCCGCAGCAGTGATGACAACGGGGGCCTTCGCCGCAAAAACTGTGACAACGACAGTGACGTTGACGGAGGAACAGTTGGACACGCTGGTCTTCGTCTATCAGGAGGAGAAAGTGGCACGCGATACCTATATCACACTGGGCGATATCTATTCCAATCAGACGGTCTTTGCCAATATTCAGTCATCGGAACAGGAACACATCGATAAAGCCGAGGGACTCTGCGATACATACGGTGCCGATACGTCAGCCATAAACGAGCAGGAAGTCGGTGAGTTCGTTGTTCCGGTACTCCAGGAGCTTTACGATACGCTGGTCGCGCAGGGAAGCCAGTCGGAGTTGAGTGCGCTGATGGTGGGCGAATATATCGAGATCACAGACATTGATGATCTGGAAGAGGCGGAAGTCGGTATGCCTAGCGATGTCGTCAGTACCTATGAAAATCTCAAAGAGGGATCATTGAGCCATCTGGCCGCGTTCCGCGATGCGATCGATGCCTATAGCAACCGCTAATGGTGAAGACCGCTCTTGCACTCTACTTCCTCGTTGCTGCATCGCTTGGCAATGAAGTTAACCTGCATTCGCCGACGGCTGCGGTCGCTTCATATTATGCCGCGATGAACGAAGGTAATCTTACAGCTTTGGAACAGACGATGGTCCGGGACTCTTATGATCTGGATGTTCAGGTCTATGCCCTCTCCATCGCATTTCAGGACAAGACCTTTCGTACGATCCTGAAGCAGTATAAAGAGAGCCCTGAGGCAAGGGAGATTGTCAAAAAAGAGGTCGAAAAAAAACTTCGCAATCGCCCCGATAAAACGCCGGCGTCTTTACGTGTCATGGCGACAGACGATGCCCGTGCTCTCGTACGGTTCACGGAAGAGGGAAAGCCGAAACAGCTCTATCTCTCCCGACATAACGGGTTCTGGAAGATCGACTACAAAGCGGGCCGAAAACGCCATTAAAGTACACGACTGTATACTGAAGGGTTGACTACTTTTCGCAGTAGAGCGCAGCCCTTGTTTCATATGAGGCCAGGGTCGCTCTTGCGTAGTCGTCGTCGCGCATTTTGGCCTTGTAGTCGGCTATCTTCTTTTTAAAAAGTTTACATAGCTCTTCATTTTTGGTTATGGGGGTCTTTTCGACTTTTGCGAACGAGACCGTATCGGCCGCCATGAGCTCCATTGTAAGACAGACCACTGCTGTCAAGATCATTTTTCTCATCACTCTATCCTTGCTATATGCTTCGCATTATATAATTCTATCTAAATATGGTATTTAATAGATGCATAAAAAGAGATTATTTACATCATAGCGCAAAAAGGGCAGCGGATTGATTCCGGTCTCAGAGGAGGCCGTGGCTTTAGCTGCGACTGCCGTGGCAAAAGGCCTTCAATGCATCGATGCCGAGAGGTTTTGAGTAAAAATAACCCTGGACTTCATCACACTGTTCCTGTTTCAGGAGGGCTACCTGCGAGGCTGTTTCGACACCTTCGGCTGTAATCTCGAGATCGAAGGTCTTGGCGAGAGCGATGATCGCCTTTGTAATGGCAATATGTTCCGTGGAATCCGGCAGACCGTCGGTAAAGGATTTGTCGATCTTTAGGCGTGTGACCGGCAGTTTCTGCAGGTAGCTCATCGACGAATAGCCGGTGCCGAAATCATCGATAGCAAGGTTGACGCCCATTGCGCGGATCTCCTGCAGCGTCTGCATCATTTTCTGGGTATTTGTCGCGATATAGCTTTCGGTTATCTCAAGCTCTATCTGGTTAGCCGCGATACCTGTTGCCGCGATAACGCGTTTGAGCGTTGCTGTCATATCGCTGTGTATCAACTGGATGCTGGAGACGTTGATACTGATATATTCAAGTGCATAGCCTTCCTCGAGCAGTTTGACAAAATCGCTACAGGCCTGCCTCAGGACCCATTCGCCGACAGGGATGATGAGATGGGTCTCTTCCGCAAGGGCGATAAAATGCTCTGTCGGGACAAAGCCGAGTTTCGGACTATGCCATCTTATCAGCGCTTCGACGGCAGTGGTTCTACCGTTGTGCAGGGAGACCTTCGGCTGGTAAAGCAGGGTGAACTCGTCGCTCTTCTCTACGGCAGATGTCAAAGCCCGGGTCTGCATGGTCCGCTCTTCCAGAAAATCAGACAGTTTTTTGGAGAAAAAGGTGTGGCGGTTTCGTCCTTTCTCTTTGGACTTGTACATTGCCAGGTCGGCATTTTTAATGAGTGTCATACTGTTACGCCCGTCGTCCGGGTAGAGTGCGATACCGATACTGGCGGTGATGCTGATCTTGTGTTCTCCACAGAGGAAGGGGGTTTTGAAATCGTCGTGTATCTTCTTTACCACCGTATTGATCTCGTCGATATCGTTAACCTCTTCGATCAAAACGGTAAACTCGTCACCGCCGATGCGTGCAAGTGTGTCTGTCTTCCGCAGACCCTCTTCCAGGCGTTCGGAGACGGCCTTGAGCAGTTCGTCGCCGATATTGTGCCCGAGGGTGTCGTTGGTCTGTTTGAAGTGGTCGCAGTCGAGAAACAGGACCGCCGCTTTTGTGCCGTTTCGCTTGGAGAGTTCGATGGCATGGTCAAGGCGCTGTCTGAAGAGCCTTCGGTTAGGAAGGTCGGTCAGGGCATCGTGATAGGAGAGGTACTCGAGGTCCTCCTGTGATGTCTGCAGGGCAGATTCACGTTCACGAACAGTCATGGCAAGTTGACGCATGTTTGTGGAAATGGTCTCAAGTTCATCGCCCGTATTGACCAGTTTGGAGCGGGAATAATCCCCATTTTCGATCTTTCTGATCTGTTCCATCAGTGTCTCCATAGGTCTTGAGAGGGTGCGTGCAAAGAGAAAACGCAGCATCAGCAGTACAGTAACAGTGCCAAAGAGCAGAAAGAATACAAGCTTCTTTCTGTTTTCGTCGAGTGCATTTTTGAGCAGTGCTTTATTCAGGGTGGCGATGAGATAGACCGGACCGTTTTCGGTCTGAAGACTTGCTGCACCGTAGTACGCTTCGTCCGTCTGGCTGATATGCATCTGCTCAAGTACCTTGTCCTCGAGCAGCGGGCTGGCATAGCGGGCATATCTCTGGTCCTGGCTGGCCGCTACTATCATGTCAAGATCCTCCGACAGGGCGTTCAGATACGTCTTGCCGAACTGACAGGCTATCTCAATATGGGCCAGGACCTCTTTGCTGGCACTCGAAAAGATGCTCCGATGGGATCGGACAGAGATCTCGTCCTGAAAAAAGTGGTAGGTGATGAGGGCGTGATGGGCAAGCTGGTCGTTGCGGTAATAGGAGATATGTTTGAACGGTATCTGCGGGTGTTCCTGAAAAGGTTTTTTTATGTAGAGGGGCTGATGCTCGTGTTTGCAGTAGAGAACTCTTGAACCGTTTTGATAAGAGATGAAGTTGAGACAGTAGCCGTCGGCTT
Encoded proteins:
- the hypE gene encoding hydrogenase expression/formation protein HypE, translating into MKVVQLSHGGGGEETNTLIRDLFYKHFSNDILIKAEDAAVLEVNKKIAFTTDSFTVSPIFFNGGDIGKLAVAGTVNDLAMMGARPLYLSAAFMVEEGFSFGDLEQIVESMAKELVKSGARIVCGDTKVVPRGSVDKLFINTAGIGEIEKEGISTLNLKEEDVIIASRDIGRHGATVLMARENLDVSADLQSDCETLWPAVEALIGGNIAIHAMRDATRGGLSAVLNEWAQSSRVCLEIEEDGVAICDEVRGICEMFGFEAMDFANEGSFVLAVAPADADAAIEILRRFDFCENASIIGRVTQKYPAKVVLRSNYGSSRFLDLPKGELLPRIC
- the hypA gene encoding hydrogenase maturation nickel metallochaperone HypA codes for the protein MHEYSVVQALMEQVERLAVEHSAQKVTKVIVKIGVMSGVEPHLLEIAFNTFKEKSICDAAEFVMNIQPLAIVCRACHVRSELNAVHYCCPACGSIDVEVVDGEDMFLMSLEME
- a CDS encoding DUF695 domain-containing protein; the protein is MQDYWEAYMKPMEGHPAMVSFNAGVSADVPDRAFGYVGFVKVPLKIPGAEGLIAPKEEDDISFIEDRLEMESLRYRAGKYIGRIITQGEVNFIYCLKLDFEWGDTVNAAMRNFETYTFTFGSRVDTEWEVYQKLLFPTPKEWQIIQNHHACDRLKEAGDNLFLTRAIEHKTYFDLSENRELFKKQIEAEGFHIQKEIEPSDDIALCGLIFYRRDRPYYYDIDALTLSLIDLTEALGGQYDGWETSLVKS
- a CDS encoding DsrE family protein yields the protein MRKIVLLLTLIGLLQADEDAVKVVFDLTAGKLQTFEKKVLKGIAAHKAHYEGSLKELDVAVVIHGGAYKFFLKDPGHSPFSKEKELVKAQPELEKRIAAMADTYEVKFLMCDSGRVSNKLQKKEIYDFVTMVPNAAIGLIDKQNEGFAYIPISD
- a CDS encoding DUF2202 domain-containing protein, whose protein sequence is MVRKVVMAGLAAAVMTTGAFAAKTVTTTVTLTEEQLDTLVFVYQEEKVARDTYITLGDIYSNQTVFANIQSSEQEHIDKAEGLCDTYGADTSAINEQEVGEFVVPVLQELYDTLVAQGSQSELSALMVGEYIEITDIDDLEEAEVGMPSDVVSTYENLKEGSLSHLAAFRDAIDAYSNR
- a CDS encoding EAL domain-containing protein, with protein sequence MKNFSLTNKLSLLLIVIIVLSSAALGFYFDTFLKENYFQTTQKRMYHGFHRMSSDLSKITDDLSKGTVFIQSDESILASIDLINNYQDKMHYNTILLDEEKKNIAQLLLTKVKLSLKHDIALYDKNEELIAYVVKEADGYCLNFISYQNGSRVLYCKHEHQPLYIKKPFQEHPQIPFKHISYYRNDQLAHHALITYHFFQDEISVRSHRSIFSSASKEVLAHIEIACQFGKTYLNALSEDLDMIVAASQDQRYARYASPLLEDKVLEQMHISQTDEAYYGAASLQTENGPVYLIATLNKALLKNALDENRKKLVFFLLFGTVTVLLMLRFLFARTLSRPMETLMEQIRKIENGDYSRSKLVNTGDELETISTNMRQLAMTVRERESALQTSQEDLEYLSYHDALTDLPNRRLFRQRLDHAIELSKRNGTKAAVLFLDCDHFKQTNDTLGHNIGDELLKAVSERLEEGLRKTDTLARIGGDEFTVLIEEVNDIDEINTVVKKIHDDFKTPFLCGEHKISITASIGIALYPDDGRNSMTLIKNADLAMYKSKEKGRNRHTFFSKKLSDFLEERTMQTRALTSAVEKSDEFTLLYQPKVSLHNGRTTAVEALIRWHSPKLGFVPTEHFIALAEETHLIIPVGEWVLRQACSDFVKLLEEGYALEYISINVSSIQLIHSDMTATLKRVIAATGIAANQIELEITESYIATNTQKMMQTLQEIRAMGVNLAIDDFGTGYSSMSYLQKLPVTRLKIDKSFTDGLPDSTEHIAITKAIIALAKTFDLEITAEGVETASQVALLKQEQCDEVQGYFYSKPLGIDALKAFCHGSRS